In Ruminiclostridium josui JCM 17888, the genomic window GAATCAGACCTTAGAGGATAATGATCCAAGCGTGGGTTATGGTGTCAGGAACGTGCATCAGAGAATAAAATTATTTCTTGGTAGCCCTTATGGGTTGTATTACGAAAGTAATGAGTATGGCGGAGTAACCGTTAACGTCAGACTCCGCAGTGAAATACAAAGAACGGTAGGTGAGGAATTTGTACAAAGTGTTGATTGTAGATGACGAAAGTATAATCCGCAATGGTCTTTACAATATGATACCATGGTCAAATTTAGGAGTAAGCGAAGTTTTGACAGCATCATGTGCAAAGGAAGCACTGAAAATTGTACAGGATACCAAGCCGGATATAATGCTTACGGATATTTGTATGCCTGAAATGGATGGGCTGGAAATGACAAAAATTATGCTTGAAAAATTGCCTGACTTGAAAGTAATTGTCCTAACAGGCTATGATGATTTTAAATATGCTCAGAAAAGCTGCTCCCTTGGAGTTAAGGATTTTATACTAAAGCCGGTAGACGAAAGTAGCCTTACTAAATGTATTAAGCTGCAAATAGACCATATTCAGTCCGAAATACAATCTGCAGTTGAAAATAGCATTATGAGCCGTAAAAGGATGATTGAAAACCAGAGAGAGTTTGAAAAATCACTTATAAAGCTTACTGAAAAAGCTGTGGACCACGCCGATGCCATTGAAGTACCGGAAGGTATAAAATTTGCAGACAACTGTGAATATCAGGTTGCTGTACTGACGCCTGAAATAGCTGAGAACAGTATATGGAATCAACATAGAAATTTGCTTATGATGTCAGTAAAAAGTTTTTTTATTGATATGGTGGATGCACAAAATTCAGGCTGGACTTTTCAGAATTCTGCTGGGGATATAGTTGTTATATTTTATGTAGATAAAAAATCTGAAAATGCCGAAGAGCAGATATCAAAACTGCAGGAAATTATAAATGTGGAATTTGATGTAGAAATGAGGATTGGAATAGGCCCTGTTGTTCCCAATATGTCCCGTATAAAATATTCTTATAGAAATGCACGTGAAAAGTGCGGCTGTAAAGAAGTATCTGTGGATACAGGT contains:
- a CDS encoding response regulator, whose product is MLIVDDESIIRNGLYNMIPWSNLGVSEVLTASCAKEALKIVQDTKPDIMLTDICMPEMDGLEMTKIMLEKLPDLKVIVLTGYDDFKYAQKSCSLGVKDFILKPVDESSLTKCIKLQIDHIQSEIQSAVENSIMSRKRMIENQREFEKSLIKLTEKAVDHADAIEVPEGIKFADNCEYQVAVLTPEIAENSIWNQHRNLLMMSVKSFFIDMVDAQNSGWTFQNSAGDIVVIFYVDKKSENAEEQISKLQEIINVEFDVEMRIGIGPVVPNMSRIKYSYRNAREKCGCKEVSVDTGKNKLENDYVTKKDKLLFLKEKILASFHDTEAAKEYLKKYINEVKTSGVTKSVAEQKFYDLASAFYWEYLKTTGNPADGRLETLITTLQTNDLENCCVFTEMFIVKLMYTNKKQMHEIIEAATVFINQRLTEDLTVFTLAEQFHVARNYFSRLFKKEMGEGCNEYITRKRIEKAKHLLTVSRLKTYEVAQQVGYHDTNYFSLAFKKNTGMSPTEFRDRQNNPEI